Proteins encoded by one window of Microcebus murinus isolate Inina chromosome 2, M.murinus_Inina_mat1.0, whole genome shotgun sequence:
- the TMEM275 gene encoding transmembrane protein 275: MLMPPVAVAEKRKGATEKREGPQVMAPAGRVPGRLPGLPSPALCCACGLCVLLAGVNVTLVGAFASFLPGHNAPLVVGPALLVLALGFFAACCLCSRRGPARRARSLAAADPGQGGGRAGPVALEMESSERTAQDTTAVQLSPAVSAASSGRSSPGPDAFALDAPAPAAVCALRTEGLQLNLPRERAAP; this comes from the coding sequence ATGCTGATGCCGCCGGTCGCGGTCGCGGAGAAGCGCAAGGGGGCCACGGAGAAGCGCGAGGGGCCCCAGGTCATGGCGCCTGCAGGTCGCGTTCCGGGCCGGCTGCCGGGCCTGCCGTCGCCGGCGCTGTGCTGCGCCTGCGGTCTGTGCGTGCTGCTGGCGGGCGTGAACGTGACGCTGGTGGGCGCCTTCGCCTCCTTCCTGCCCGGACACAACGCTCCGCTCGTCGTGGGACCTGCGCTGCTCGTGCTGGCGCTCGGCTTCTTCGCGGCTTGCTGCCTGTGTAGCCGCCGCGGCCCCGCGCGTCGCGCGCGCTCGTTGGCGGCGGCGGACCCGGGCCAGGGCGGCGGCCGCGCCGGGCCGGTGGCGCTGGAGATGGAGAGCAGCGAGCGCACGGCGCAGGACACCACGGCTGTGCAGCTCAGCCCCGCCGTCTCGGCCGCGTCCTCCGGCCGCTCCAGCCCGGGCCCCGACGCCTTCGCCCTGGACGCCCCCGCGCCCGCGGCCGTCTGCGCGCTGCGCACAGAGGGGCTGCAGCTCAACCTGCCCCGGGAGCGCGCCGCCCCCTAG